A single genomic interval of Agrobacterium larrymoorei harbors:
- a CDS encoding helix-turn-helix transcriptional regulator → MTQNQRLASSLTLLQSLDHFDQLESVLQQICGRFGVKQMAFLVIRVGIEQARFRHYSTTYPKRWVETYLAGNLYKTDPVIDILKWSRRPVDWSVLDTERYRKFFKDSRESGVGCNGMTIPLRGPRGERCLFSVTSDLSIPDWLLLKNDCAEELCIISHFVHEKALSLLAQASHTPRPVLSRRERQCLEQVATGYIPKQIAARLSISESSVRLFLRAARRKLDAKTSHQAVARASFFEMIDI, encoded by the coding sequence ATGACCCAAAACCAAAGGCTTGCATCCTCATTGACCCTCCTACAATCGCTTGACCACTTTGATCAGTTGGAGAGCGTACTTCAGCAGATCTGTGGACGCTTCGGAGTCAAGCAAATGGCTTTCCTTGTCATTCGTGTCGGCATTGAGCAGGCACGATTTCGTCACTATAGCACGACCTACCCTAAGCGCTGGGTAGAGACCTATCTTGCAGGAAATCTTTACAAAACAGACCCAGTAATCGACATTCTAAAATGGAGCCGCCGTCCCGTCGATTGGTCGGTGCTGGACACGGAAAGGTACCGAAAGTTTTTCAAAGATTCCCGTGAGAGCGGGGTTGGCTGTAATGGGATGACTATACCACTGAGAGGGCCAAGAGGAGAGCGCTGTCTTTTCTCGGTAACTTCGGACTTGTCTATTCCTGATTGGCTCTTGCTGAAAAACGATTGTGCAGAAGAGCTTTGCATCATTTCCCATTTCGTTCACGAAAAGGCGCTTTCGTTACTCGCTCAGGCTTCTCACACTCCTCGGCCAGTCCTTTCGCGAAGGGAAAGGCAATGTCTCGAACAGGTTGCTACTGGATACATTCCAAAGCAGATTGCTGCGAGATTATCGATATCGGAAAGTTCGGTTCGGCTGTTTCTTCGTGCTGCACGGCGAAAGCTCGATGCCAAGACAAGTCATCAGGCTGTGGCCCGTGCGAGTTTTTTCGAAATGATTGACATCTAG
- a CDS encoding class I SAM-dependent methyltransferase, which produces MTGRHVIEQWRKAPRLTTLAQFFERTASGLGGAPDRATPTVDLSLLDFDLECVVFSDTHRSLWGPFDKHYFASIPYRLEEECRIGSSFLSTGLKRWAKTGIPAKIYTLGTGTGCLARTLAKLGGGRIQTLCCSPTIANRTAFNESRGSPHAYFFHGPFFDLDEERYVADPELAHFREGFDILMEDTTFQMYDRDRVSQLDFIAPRIRPGGLLVQVQKLANPDDSVYQARERQKDELFKSRYFSTSRISDKRNEVLDTMDNLQVDLETTAAALGAFFRYSVLVWNSGNFYTIVSSNARQAVVDFVTQMLKPAIPPSYCYLALPTALNDTPSQPIGPALKWRNANSIVDALPHLVAS; this is translated from the coding sequence ATGACTGGGAGGCATGTTATTGAGCAGTGGCGAAAAGCCCCTCGGTTGACGACACTTGCGCAATTTTTCGAGAGAACCGCAAGCGGACTGGGAGGCGCGCCTGATCGTGCTACACCAACCGTCGATCTGAGCCTTCTGGATTTCGATCTCGAATGCGTGGTATTTTCCGACACGCACCGCAGCTTATGGGGACCGTTTGACAAACATTATTTCGCCAGCATCCCTTATCGTCTGGAAGAGGAATGCAGGATTGGATCGTCATTTTTGTCGACTGGGCTGAAACGCTGGGCCAAGACGGGCATCCCGGCCAAGATTTACACGCTTGGTACCGGCACGGGCTGCCTGGCACGCACGCTCGCGAAGCTGGGAGGCGGACGTATCCAGACGTTGTGCTGTAGCCCGACGATCGCCAATCGAACGGCCTTTAACGAGAGCCGCGGCAGTCCTCATGCATATTTCTTCCACGGGCCTTTCTTCGATCTGGATGAGGAGAGGTACGTCGCTGACCCGGAGTTGGCGCATTTCCGCGAAGGGTTTGACATTCTTATGGAAGACACTACCTTCCAGATGTACGACCGTGACCGTGTTAGCCAGTTGGATTTCATCGCGCCCCGTATTCGACCTGGCGGCCTCCTCGTCCAGGTGCAGAAACTCGCCAATCCAGATGATAGCGTCTATCAGGCACGAGAGCGACAAAAGGACGAGCTTTTCAAGTCCCGCTACTTCTCAACGTCGAGGATCTCTGACAAGCGAAACGAAGTCCTTGACACGATGGACAACCTCCAAGTCGATCTTGAGACGACTGCCGCCGCCCTTGGGGCATTCTTCCGGTATTCCGTCTTGGTTTGGAATAGCGGGAACTTCTACACGATCGTCTCATCTAATGCGCGTCAGGCCGTCGTTGATTTTGTCACCCAGATGCTCAAGCCTGCCATCCCGCCCTCCTATTGCTACCTAGCGCTGCCCACGGCGTTGAATGACACTCCTTCCCAGCCTATTGGACCTGCGCTGAAGTGGAGGAACGCGAATTCGATCGTTGACGCCCTGCCCCATCTCGTTGCCTCGTGA
- a CDS encoding transcriptional regulator encodes MSEITGAQIRAARALLRWTAEHLAESASVGLSTVRRAEADDSAPAITAANLKLLRITLEAAGVEFIPTNGGGVGVRFKKP; translated from the coding sequence ATGAGTGAAATTACTGGAGCCCAAATTCGAGCAGCAAGAGCTTTGCTTCGATGGACAGCAGAACACCTTGCCGAGTCAGCAAGCGTGGGACTCTCAACCGTTAGGCGCGCTGAAGCGGATGACAGCGCGCCAGCGATAACAGCTGCAAATTTGAAACTATTGAGGATAACGTTGGAAGCTGCTGGTGTGGAGTTCATCCCGACAAACGGCGGTGGAGTCGGCGTAAGATTTAAGAAGCCCTGA
- a CDS encoding ABC transporter substrate-binding protein encodes MRFMKIFRQPLVAMIITTATATVPLGSTAADAEELRVGTQLKLMTLDPHYADLNENNALLAHIYERLVRQDEHLNPQPALAVSWKRLSPVLWEFKLRDGVRFHDGSAFTAQDVIYSIKRVRDFLKPPSGGFQAFTKPIKDVTAPDPLTVMIETSEEAPTLPLQMTAIFILPHKADGFASTDELNSGAQPNGTGPYKFKAWESGERLSLSSNPDYWGGAPAWSDVTVRVIESPAARVAALTTGDIDLADFVPARDVEGLKERKIKVDSTSASRSNFLQFDIGSDQPPGVTDKAGTPIGNPFRDKRVRKALTMATDRSFITDRILSGYGTAAAQLFPPGLAGTSDKLKVTPPDYDGARALLTEAGYPNGFSLVLAGPGGRYPGDAESLQSIAQNWARIGVTVKPVLSPFSVFLTKRSNGEYPAWYGGCSGEAVTLCLDGVIASQDAARGTGSLNYGRYENKAFDAMLADANALEEGVGRSEALARATEFVMADYPIIPLYHYHLIVGHGPKVATFTVHPRGWTTAMQATPRTE; translated from the coding sequence ATGCGATTTATGAAGATTTTCCGGCAACCTCTCGTGGCCATGATTATCACCACGGCGACCGCGACCGTACCTTTGGGCTCGACCGCCGCCGATGCGGAGGAACTGAGGGTCGGGACACAACTGAAGCTGATGACCCTCGATCCGCACTACGCCGACCTCAACGAGAACAATGCGTTGTTAGCGCATATATACGAGCGTCTCGTTCGGCAGGACGAGCATCTCAATCCCCAGCCTGCTCTCGCCGTTTCGTGGAAACGACTGTCCCCTGTTTTGTGGGAGTTCAAGCTGCGAGACGGTGTCCGGTTTCATGACGGGTCGGCCTTTACAGCGCAGGACGTCATCTACTCGATCAAGCGTGTCCGCGATTTCCTAAAGCCTCCAAGCGGCGGATTTCAGGCCTTCACCAAGCCGATTAAAGACGTCACTGCGCCTGATCCCCTGACCGTTATGATCGAAACGAGCGAAGAGGCTCCTACCCTTCCCTTGCAGATGACCGCGATCTTTATCCTTCCGCATAAAGCAGACGGCTTTGCGAGCACGGATGAACTGAACTCGGGCGCACAGCCCAACGGGACCGGTCCTTACAAATTCAAGGCATGGGAGTCGGGTGAACGTCTCTCGTTGTCCAGCAACCCTGATTACTGGGGTGGCGCTCCTGCTTGGTCAGATGTCACGGTAAGGGTCATCGAAAGCCCAGCAGCGCGCGTGGCGGCCCTCACAACAGGGGACATTGATCTTGCTGATTTCGTTCCGGCACGCGATGTCGAGGGTCTTAAAGAACGCAAAATCAAGGTCGACAGCACAAGTGCCTCGCGCTCGAACTTCCTCCAGTTCGATATCGGAAGCGACCAACCTCCAGGCGTGACCGACAAGGCCGGAACGCCCATCGGCAATCCGTTTCGTGACAAGCGTGTTCGAAAGGCGCTGACAATGGCAACGGATCGGTCATTCATCACCGATCGCATTCTTTCCGGTTACGGCACTGCCGCCGCGCAACTGTTTCCGCCGGGTCTGGCGGGAACGTCTGACAAGCTCAAGGTCACTCCTCCTGACTACGATGGCGCGAGAGCTCTCCTGACTGAGGCGGGGTATCCCAACGGGTTCAGCCTTGTACTCGCAGGTCCCGGCGGGCGTTATCCCGGCGACGCTGAATCGCTTCAGTCGATTGCACAGAACTGGGCGCGTATTGGCGTGACCGTCAAACCCGTTCTCTCGCCATTCTCGGTCTTTCTCACGAAGCGGTCCAACGGGGAGTACCCCGCCTGGTATGGCGGTTGCTCTGGAGAGGCGGTCACACTTTGCCTCGATGGTGTTATCGCATCTCAAGATGCCGCACGTGGCACCGGATCGCTCAATTACGGTCGCTACGAGAACAAAGCATTCGACGCGATGCTGGCAGATGCAAACGCGCTGGAAGAAGGGGTCGGACGCAGCGAAGCCCTTGCACGCGCGACGGAATTCGTGATGGCGGATTATCCGATCATCCCGCTTTACCACTACCATCTTATCGTCGGACACGGTCCGAAGGTCGCGACCTTTACCGTGCATCCGCGTGGCTGGACAACGGCCATGCAGGCCACTCCGCGAACAGAGTGA
- a CDS encoding ABC transporter permease: protein MLSTVIGRLAQAFLLLLAMSLIGFIGIHSAGNPVFNLVNIETATAEDIRMATIALGLDQPVWRQYFVFIGNVLSGNFGISYIYHLPAFELVMSKLPATLELAIVAMSIAAPAGVLLGLLAGRRKGKQIDHAILHGSVVALSIPSFWLSMMLILVGAILTGWFPSGGRGSTAPLLGAEWSFMTSDGLWKMVLPALALALPNIALIARLTRSGTIEVETQDFTRFCKAKGLSSRRVLFRHTLPNISVPIVTIIGMQFGGMLAFAVVVESIFNWPGVGKLLIDSIQLLDRPVVMATLTFISIAFVGLNALVDLFYVVLDPRTRRNG, encoded by the coding sequence ATGCTATCAACGGTCATCGGGAGACTTGCGCAAGCCTTCCTTCTCCTCCTAGCCATGTCGCTCATCGGCTTCATAGGCATTCACAGCGCCGGCAATCCCGTCTTCAACCTCGTCAACATCGAGACTGCGACAGCTGAAGACATCAGAATGGCAACGATTGCGCTGGGACTGGACCAGCCTGTCTGGCGCCAGTATTTCGTCTTCATCGGAAACGTCTTGAGCGGCAATTTCGGGATATCCTACATTTATCACCTCCCAGCCTTTGAACTGGTGATGAGCAAACTTCCCGCCACTCTTGAGCTTGCGATTGTCGCAATGTCGATCGCAGCCCCTGCCGGGGTACTTCTGGGATTGCTCGCAGGCCGCCGCAAGGGAAAGCAGATCGATCACGCAATCCTCCACGGAAGCGTGGTCGCCCTGAGCATTCCATCTTTCTGGTTGAGCATGATGCTTATCCTGGTCGGCGCCATCCTGACAGGCTGGTTTCCGTCTGGCGGCCGCGGTTCTACCGCCCCTCTGCTTGGAGCAGAGTGGAGTTTCATGACGTCAGATGGCCTTTGGAAGATGGTGTTGCCGGCATTAGCGCTTGCGCTTCCCAACATCGCGCTCATTGCACGGCTCACACGGTCTGGAACGATAGAAGTTGAGACGCAGGATTTCACGCGGTTCTGCAAGGCGAAAGGCCTGTCATCCCGGCGGGTTCTGTTTCGTCATACTCTTCCAAACATCAGCGTCCCGATCGTTACCATCATCGGCATGCAGTTTGGCGGAATGCTGGCCTTCGCCGTCGTCGTCGAGTCGATTTTCAACTGGCCAGGTGTCGGAAAACTCTTGATCGACTCGATCCAGCTTCTGGACCGGCCAGTCGTCATGGCCACCCTCACCTTCATCTCGATCGCCTTCGTTGGCCTCAACGCGCTCGTTGACCTCTTTTACGTCGTGCTCGATCCACGCACGCGCCGAAACGGATGA
- a CDS encoding ABC transporter permease produces MKTDTLRRLWKRPGKPHVSLPIIILAVYVLLALAASLISPQNPYDPLQIFAWESSSPPGTASSGGYTYLLGTDGLGRDIFSAVLHGLRISLFVAITSTALAALIGITAGVTAAYSNRWVDALIMRIVDLQLSLPTILVALIAIVTLGPGVDRIILALVIVQWATYARVTRGVAMTEAGKSYLDAAQLLRLSPPRIVIRHLLPNSIAPAITLIPIELGHAVALEATLSFLGLGVPVDKPSLGSAVANGFQYLLTGQYWISLFPGLALFGLIASINFVGEDSRRRLDPRSR; encoded by the coding sequence ATGAAAACCGACACGTTAAGACGCTTATGGAAGCGTCCCGGCAAGCCTCATGTCAGTCTGCCCATCATAATCTTGGCGGTCTATGTTTTGCTGGCCCTTGCTGCATCTCTAATATCGCCTCAAAATCCTTATGACCCTTTGCAGATCTTCGCGTGGGAATCATCTTCGCCGCCAGGAACCGCGAGCAGCGGTGGATATACATATTTACTGGGTACCGACGGGCTCGGTAGAGACATTTTTAGCGCCGTCCTTCACGGACTTCGTATCAGCCTGTTTGTCGCGATAACCAGCACAGCTCTCGCGGCCCTTATCGGGATAACGGCTGGTGTAACCGCGGCATATTCCAACCGTTGGGTCGACGCGCTCATCATGCGGATCGTCGATCTGCAGCTCAGCCTTCCAACGATCCTCGTCGCCTTGATCGCTATCGTTACGCTCGGACCAGGCGTCGATCGCATTATTCTGGCACTGGTGATTGTCCAATGGGCGACCTATGCACGCGTTACGCGGGGGGTAGCAATGACCGAGGCAGGGAAGTCTTACCTGGATGCCGCGCAACTTCTACGCTTGTCTCCGCCTCGTATCGTAATAAGGCACCTTCTCCCGAACAGCATAGCGCCCGCGATCACACTGATCCCGATAGAGCTTGGTCACGCGGTCGCACTGGAAGCAACGCTATCATTTCTCGGGCTCGGTGTGCCCGTCGACAAACCATCCCTCGGCTCTGCGGTCGCGAACGGCTTCCAATATCTCCTCACCGGCCAATACTGGATCAGCCTTTTTCCAGGGCTTGCACTGTTTGGTCTCATCGCAAGCATCAATTTCGTCGGCGAAGACTCACGCCGACGTCTCGATCCAAGGAGCCGTTGA
- a CDS encoding dipeptide ABC transporter ATP-binding protein → MENDQIPLLVVRNLTMKHERADTSTTILRDVSIELYSGEILGLIGESGAGKSTLGNAVLGLLAPGFSQSGGTILFRGQAIDKLREEDRAAIRGRRISAIFQDHTASLDPLMSVGSQIFETIRALDGDIGTREARAKALELMARVGIHNPAERYSHYPHQFSGGQRQRLVIAIALAGKPDIIVADEPTSALDATVQKQILALLRKLTDDTGVSIILVTHDMGVISEIADRVAVMRHGKIVEQGLTSSVLDAPTEVYTRNLLAAVPRLRLVADHDAQPSFTREVDVGGDGTSVARPAGSTPLLSIKGVTKTFARRGIFWRRNDRQTFALQDISIEIARGAITGIVGESGCGKSTIGRIVAGLETANRGLLEIEGTCFDISRAGRKSGLLGRVQMIFQDPAMSLNPRMSIGSALEESVQSGLGGAKPSGDEIAEIMDRLGLPKNLLKNLPHQLSGGQKQRVCIARALLARPSIIVADEPTSALDVSVQAEIVTLLKETVRERGVSMLFISHDLALVQDLCQQIYIFKDGIVEDHGTTDFIFAQSDNAYTRRLIKARPLRFTH, encoded by the coding sequence ATGGAAAATGACCAAATTCCCCTGCTCGTGGTGCGCAATCTTACCATGAAACATGAGCGTGCCGACACCTCGACGACAATCCTTCGTGACGTTTCCATTGAGCTCTATTCGGGAGAAATCCTTGGACTGATCGGCGAATCCGGTGCTGGAAAATCAACACTCGGCAATGCCGTCCTCGGGTTGCTCGCACCAGGGTTTAGCCAGAGTGGCGGCACGATACTCTTTCGCGGGCAGGCAATCGATAAATTGCGAGAGGAGGACCGAGCCGCCATCAGAGGTCGTCGTATCTCGGCGATATTTCAGGATCACACCGCCTCATTAGACCCGCTCATGAGCGTAGGTTCTCAGATATTCGAAACAATTCGAGCCCTGGACGGAGATATTGGTACTCGAGAAGCCAGAGCGAAAGCGCTTGAGCTTATGGCGCGTGTGGGGATCCACAATCCGGCTGAGAGATACAGTCATTACCCGCATCAGTTTTCCGGCGGGCAGCGCCAAAGGCTTGTCATCGCGATCGCGCTCGCAGGGAAGCCGGACATTATCGTTGCGGACGAGCCAACCTCTGCTCTTGATGCGACCGTTCAAAAACAGATCCTTGCGTTGTTACGGAAGCTAACAGATGACACAGGGGTCTCGATAATTCTTGTCACGCATGACATGGGCGTGATCTCGGAGATCGCCGACAGGGTCGCCGTCATGCGCCATGGCAAGATCGTGGAACAGGGACTGACATCCTCGGTTCTCGATGCGCCTACGGAAGTTTATACCCGAAATCTCCTTGCGGCAGTCCCGCGTCTGCGGCTGGTGGCCGACCATGACGCGCAGCCGTCCTTTACACGTGAGGTGGACGTGGGTGGAGACGGCACCAGCGTTGCACGGCCAGCCGGTTCAACTCCGCTCCTGTCAATCAAAGGCGTCACCAAGACGTTTGCCCGAAGGGGGATTTTCTGGCGTCGCAATGATCGCCAGACGTTTGCACTTCAAGACATATCCATAGAAATCGCACGTGGCGCCATTACCGGGATTGTCGGTGAAAGTGGCTGCGGGAAGAGCACAATCGGTCGCATTGTGGCTGGTCTCGAAACCGCTAATCGGGGCCTACTCGAAATCGAAGGAACCTGTTTTGACATTTCACGTGCAGGCCGCAAAAGCGGTCTGTTGGGACGAGTCCAGATGATATTCCAGGACCCGGCAATGTCGCTCAACCCTCGCATGTCGATTGGTTCTGCGCTCGAAGAGAGCGTTCAATCCGGTCTTGGCGGTGCAAAACCAAGCGGTGACGAGATTGCAGAGATCATGGATCGGTTGGGCCTGCCTAAAAATCTACTGAAGAATCTGCCCCATCAATTGTCCGGTGGTCAGAAGCAGAGGGTCTGCATCGCTCGTGCGCTTCTTGCGAGGCCAAGCATCATCGTCGCGGATGAGCCGACCTCGGCGCTGGACGTATCGGTTCAAGCTGAGATTGTCACGTTGCTGAAAGAAACCGTCCGCGAGCGCGGCGTGTCTATGCTGTTCATCTCACACGATCTCGCTCTGGTTCAGGACCTCTGCCAGCAAATTTACATCTTCAAGGACGGCATCGTGGAAGATCATGGTACCACGGATTTTATATTCGCTCAGTCGGATAACGCCTATACGCGCCGACTAATCAAGGCTCGCCCTTTGCGGTTCACACACTGA
- a CDS encoding CapA family protein: protein MTNDFTVAVTGQSLIKHDLRTFETPGFNAVRETLGKSDFAFTNFESTIFGSHGGWPMKGSFFGSSQPVVLDTLQSLGFHGLALSNNHAFDLGSSGILSTLEEVERRGFIHAGIGRNHTAAGRFGAGTVSNRKIALVAMDGGPGPDFMYAADAAPGRPERPGVNRLKLTQVIDVDADAFEQLATIRDKVGYSSMDLGNDSQPDDKPIVDELSEIALARGLFRRSETFGRNVKIDPNDLTRNLAAITDAADRECLVVAYLHHHHWASDWYQVPGWVGSVARRCIDAGADMFVSHGAPVLQPLEIYQGKPIFYSLGNFVFHMQPGKSKWTAREVWESVVALCAFNDTGSLSGITFHPVIIGGTEGLKTEAHEQRLAPEIATGEDGRSILQRFQQQSAQLGTVIRISEGVGYYDVM from the coding sequence ATGACGAATGATTTCACGGTCGCAGTGACCGGTCAGTCGCTGATCAAACACGACCTCCGTACCTTTGAAACACCCGGCTTCAACGCCGTCCGCGAGACCCTTGGCAAATCAGACTTTGCCTTCACCAATTTTGAGAGCACGATTTTCGGCAGTCATGGTGGCTGGCCCATGAAAGGCTCGTTTTTCGGCAGCAGCCAACCCGTAGTCCTCGACACGCTTCAGTCGCTAGGGTTCCACGGGCTGGCGCTCTCCAACAACCATGCTTTTGATCTTGGCTCATCAGGCATTCTCTCAACGCTTGAGGAGGTTGAAAGACGCGGCTTTATCCATGCCGGCATCGGTCGCAATCACACGGCCGCAGGCCGTTTCGGAGCAGGGACCGTTTCTAATAGGAAAATCGCCCTTGTCGCCATGGATGGAGGGCCGGGGCCTGATTTTATGTACGCAGCAGACGCGGCTCCTGGACGTCCCGAGCGGCCGGGCGTCAACCGTCTGAAACTGACACAAGTTATCGATGTTGACGCGGACGCTTTCGAACAACTCGCGACGATCCGGGATAAGGTCGGATACAGCAGTATGGATCTTGGCAATGACAGTCAGCCCGATGACAAGCCAATTGTCGACGAGCTGTCCGAAATCGCACTTGCTCGTGGGCTTTTCAGACGCTCGGAAACATTCGGCCGCAACGTAAAGATCGATCCGAACGATCTGACCAGAAACCTCGCCGCCATTACCGATGCCGCGGACAGAGAGTGCCTCGTGGTCGCCTATCTCCACCATCATCACTGGGCCTCTGATTGGTATCAGGTTCCAGGATGGGTTGGCTCCGTTGCCAGACGATGCATAGATGCGGGCGCTGACATGTTTGTCAGCCATGGCGCCCCGGTCCTCCAGCCACTCGAGATCTACCAGGGAAAACCGATCTTCTACAGCCTTGGCAATTTCGTCTTCCACATGCAGCCTGGTAAATCCAAGTGGACTGCGCGCGAGGTATGGGAAAGCGTAGTTGCCCTTTGCGCTTTCAACGACACCGGCTCATTGAGTGGAATTACTTTTCACCCAGTTATCATTGGCGGCACAGAAGGGCTGAAAACCGAAGCACATGAACAGCGCCTTGCGCCTGAGATCGCGACCGGCGAAGACGGACGAAGTATCCTGCAGCGGTTTCAGCAACAGTCTGCGCAACTTGGCACTGTCATCAGGATTTCGGAAGGCGTCGGTTACTACGACGTCATGTAA
- a CDS encoding amidase — MSNLWELGISGIARLIAGRQISPVEAVDYFLTRATAMNLHLNCFISVEQDRARIEARIAEAEIMNGQYKGALHGIPYAVKDIIDVAGLPTTNNSRLTLGGAATSDASIVARLRAAGAILLGKAETQEFAMGGPDFSLPFGPARNPWDLTRFTGGSSSGSAAAVGSGAVPLAIGTDTGGSIRTPSAYCGIVGMKPTYGRISRRGVTPQAYSMDTVGPMTWSVEDNAMALEVLAGHDPDDPSTVQIPVPRWAQATSLGVRGLKIGLLRSFHEEEPDVFSDECVTIFEEAARLLKEAGATTMEVRLSPLRHYFAAQRVIMYSEAAAVHENDFRCHLHLYGPYAIERFMPGYLLTATDYIQACRRRGELMRELAEAFSSVDLLLVIGALGVAPPFHDVARNSLANGTPSANAAFNLTGSPSMSVPAGLSANGLPLSVQIVGRNFDEFSIYRAAQVIENELGCRTIRPQTIAALAEKTG, encoded by the coding sequence ATGTCCAATTTGTGGGAACTTGGGATCTCGGGGATTGCGCGGCTAATTGCCGGAAGGCAGATTTCACCCGTCGAGGCCGTCGATTATTTCCTTACACGCGCCACTGCAATGAATCTGCACTTGAATTGTTTTATAAGCGTTGAGCAGGATCGTGCGCGCATCGAGGCCCGTATCGCTGAGGCCGAAATCATGAACGGACAATACAAAGGCGCCCTACATGGCATTCCCTACGCTGTGAAGGACATCATTGATGTCGCAGGCCTGCCAACCACGAATAATTCCCGCCTTACACTTGGTGGCGCGGCCACATCTGACGCGTCAATCGTGGCAAGGCTACGCGCAGCTGGCGCTATCTTGCTGGGTAAGGCTGAGACACAGGAATTCGCAATGGGCGGCCCGGATTTCAGCCTGCCGTTCGGGCCTGCCCGAAATCCGTGGGATCTCACGCGCTTCACCGGAGGTTCCTCAAGCGGATCCGCTGCAGCTGTCGGTTCGGGAGCTGTACCGCTTGCGATAGGAACTGACACGGGTGGATCAATAAGAACACCGTCCGCCTATTGCGGCATTGTGGGAATGAAACCGACCTATGGTAGGATCAGCCGTCGCGGAGTGACGCCGCAGGCCTACTCCATGGACACGGTTGGCCCCATGACGTGGTCTGTCGAGGACAATGCAATGGCACTGGAGGTTTTAGCTGGTCATGACCCAGATGACCCATCCACAGTCCAGATCCCGGTACCGCGATGGGCGCAGGCAACGTCTCTCGGCGTCCGTGGCCTGAAGATAGGGCTCCTGCGCAGTTTCCACGAGGAGGAGCCTGACGTTTTTTCGGATGAATGCGTCACCATATTTGAAGAAGCTGCCAGACTTTTAAAAGAAGCCGGTGCAACGACCATGGAAGTTCGGCTGTCGCCCCTGCGTCATTATTTTGCAGCCCAACGCGTCATTATGTACAGCGAGGCAGCAGCTGTCCACGAAAACGACTTCCGATGTCATCTTCATCTCTACGGACCCTACGCTATCGAACGGTTTATGCCGGGATACCTACTAACAGCGACTGATTATATCCAGGCATGCCGTCGAAGGGGAGAACTGATGAGAGAACTCGCGGAAGCTTTTTCCTCTGTTGACCTGCTTCTGGTTATCGGCGCACTCGGGGTCGCTCCACCCTTCCATGACGTGGCGAGAAACTCACTCGCAAACGGAACCCCGTCCGCCAACGCAGCCTTCAATCTGACAGGGTCACCATCCATGAGCGTCCCGGCAGGCCTCAGCGCCAACGGCTTACCACTCTCGGTTCAGATTGTCGGGCGGAATTTCGACGAGTTCAGTATTTATCGAGCTGCTCAGGTGATTGAGAATGAATTGGGCTGCCGGACGATTCGACCACAGACAATCGCCGCGCTGGCAGAAAAAACTGGTTAA
- a CDS encoding DUF736 domain-containing protein, producing the protein MATIGTFTSDKNGFTGSIRTLALNVKARVARVENPSDKGPQFRVYAGSVEFGAAWQKTSEQGRDYLSVKLDDPSFPAPIYATLAEVEGEEGLQLIWSRPNRD; encoded by the coding sequence ATGGCTACCATCGGCACCTTCACCTCCGATAAGAACGGCTTCACCGGCTCCATTCGCACGCTCGCTCTCAACGTCAAGGCACGCGTCGCGCGGGTTGAAAATCCCTCCGACAAGGGCCCGCAGTTCCGCGTCTATGCCGGAAGCGTTGAGTTCGGCGCCGCATGGCAGAAGACCTCCGAGCAAGGTCGTGACTACCTCTCGGTCAAGCTCGACGATCCGAGCTTCCCTGCCCCGATCTACGCAACGCTTGCCGAGGTCGAGGGCGAGGAAGGCCTCCAGCTCATCTGGTCCCGCCCGAACCGCGACTGA
- a CDS encoding thermonuclease family protein codes for MVDNDTIWIAGEKIRIADIDTPEISEPKCRSELALGNKATARLVELINAGPFELRAWPGRDEDRYGRKLRVLVRNGQSLGDMLVAKDWRGLERPTRARVLRL; via the coding sequence GTGGTTGACAATGACACGATCTGGATTGCCGGTGAAAAGATCAGGATCGCGGATATCGATACGCCCGAGATCAGCGAACCGAAATGCCGATCCGAACTTGCCCTTGGCAACAAGGCGACCGCCCGCTTGGTCGAGTTGATCAACGCTGGCCCTTTTGAGCTCCGAGCCTGGCCAGGGCGCGACGAAGACCGATACGGCCGAAAGCTTCGGGTCCTTGTGCGCAACGGTCAAAGTCTTGGCGATATGCTTGTCGCCAAAGATTGGCGCGGACTGGAGCGGCCGACGAGAGCCAGGGTGCTGAGGCTTTAA